A genomic stretch from Bosea sp. F3-2 includes:
- a CDS encoding type II toxin-antitoxin system ParD family antitoxin: MAKNTSISLGDHFSTFVGQQVKSGRYGSASDVVRAGLRLLEEHEARVQTLRDALVAGEESGEPAPFDNDAFLRRMRERHG; the protein is encoded by the coding sequence ATGGCCAAGAATACGTCGATCTCGCTCGGAGATCATTTCAGCACCTTCGTCGGCCAACAGGTCAAAAGCGGTCGCTACGGCTCGGCGAGCGATGTCGTGCGTGCGGGGCTGCGGCTGCTTGAGGAGCATGAGGCGCGCGTCCAGACGCTGCGAGACGCTTTGGTAGCCGGAGAAGAATCGGGCGAGCCCGCACCGTTCGACAACGACGCCTTCCTGAGACGAATGCGCGAACGGCATGGTTGA
- a CDS encoding type II toxin-antitoxin system RelE/ParE family toxin, whose product MVEGHYRLSPLALADLEVIWSWAARRWSVEQAESYHAALVAAFEGLARGAKKGRPVDIRTGYCKYAVGAHLVSYRQSSAGIDVIRILHQRMDVDRHL is encoded by the coding sequence ATGGTTGAAGGGCACTATCGGCTTTCGCCGCTCGCCCTTGCCGATCTTGAGGTGATCTGGTCCTGGGCGGCCCGGCGCTGGTCAGTCGAACAGGCCGAAAGCTATCACGCCGCTCTCGTTGCTGCCTTCGAGGGGCTGGCACGTGGTGCCAAGAAGGGGCGGCCGGTCGATATTCGCACCGGCTACTGCAAGTACGCGGTCGGCGCGCACCTTGTCTCTTATCGTCAGTCATCCGCCGGGATCGACGTCATCCGCATTCTGCACCAGCGGATGGATGTCGATCGGCATCTCTGA
- the panC gene encoding pantoate--beta-alanine ligase, with protein MAGITVFETVAAMRKAVAGWHAAGEKVALVPTMGALHEGHIALVTEGQRHARRVIVSIFVNPTQFAPHEDFKKYPRTFDDDCAKLVAAGADAVFFPSVEEMYPAGFATRVLLLGPAAVGLEDRFRPTHFEGVATVCCKLFTQSRADCAVFGEKDYQQLKVVTRMAGDLDLGIHVVPLATIREVDGLAMSSRNRYLSPEHRALAPILHRVMQDLAARIRNEDPLFQAVAAAQNEIITAGFELDYLEARHAETLAPITGLADGPVRLLIAARLGGTRLIDNIPV; from the coding sequence TTGGCTGGGATCACGGTTTTCGAAACGGTCGCCGCGATGCGCAAGGCCGTGGCCGGCTGGCACGCAGCCGGCGAGAAGGTCGCATTGGTGCCGACCATGGGCGCTTTGCATGAAGGCCATATCGCCCTGGTCACGGAAGGCCAGCGTCATGCGAGGCGCGTCATCGTCTCGATCTTCGTCAACCCGACCCAGTTCGCGCCGCACGAGGATTTCAAGAAGTATCCGCGCACCTTCGACGACGACTGCGCCAAGCTCGTCGCTGCCGGCGCGGATGCCGTCTTCTTCCCCTCGGTCGAGGAGATGTATCCGGCGGGCTTCGCCACCCGGGTGCTGTTGCTTGGTCCGGCCGCTGTCGGGCTGGAAGACCGCTTCCGCCCGACGCATTTCGAGGGCGTGGCGACGGTTTGCTGCAAGCTTTTCACCCAGTCCCGCGCCGATTGCGCTGTCTTCGGTGAAAAGGACTATCAGCAGCTCAAGGTCGTCACCCGCATGGCTGGTGATCTCGACCTCGGCATCCACGTCGTGCCGCTGGCAACGATCCGAGAGGTGGACGGCCTCGCCATGTCCTCGCGCAACCGCTACCTCTCTCCCGAGCACCGCGCGCTGGCGCCGATCCTCCACCGCGTGATGCAGGACCTCGCCGCGCGCATCCGCAACGAGGATCCGCTGTTCCAGGCTGTCGCCGCCGCCCAGAACGAGATCATCACCGCCGGCTTCGAGCTCGACTATCTCGAAGCGCGCCACGCCGAGACGCTGGCGCCGATCACCGGGCTGGCGGACGGGCCGGTCAGGCTGCTGATCGCGGCAAGGCTCGGCGGCACGCGGCTGATCGACAATATCCCAGTGTGA
- a CDS encoding VWA domain-containing protein — translation MSDKNDRAVGKAAATTPTGHSQPGEIDRFLGAAKRLAPLAAGQAGRLVFALDATMSRQPTWDLACSLQARMFEVTGQSGGLAVQLVYFRGIGECRASGWIGEPERLTGLMSRIACEGGQTQIARVLRHVRDEAASVPLRAFVFVGDAMEEDVDTLAALAGELGLRGIRGFVFQEGFDPAASAAFATIARLTGGAHARFDVTAPASLLELLRGAAAYAAGGREAMLRLAGSSPAVKGLLAAMDGGRK, via the coding sequence ATGAGCGACAAGAACGATCGCGCTGTCGGCAAGGCCGCCGCGACCACGCCGACAGGGCATTCGCAGCCAGGGGAAATCGACCGCTTCCTTGGAGCGGCGAAGCGGCTGGCGCCGCTGGCGGCAGGCCAGGCCGGACGGCTGGTTTTCGCGCTCGACGCCACGATGAGTCGCCAGCCGACCTGGGATCTGGCCTGTTCGCTGCAGGCGCGGATGTTCGAGGTCACCGGGCAGAGCGGGGGGCTCGCGGTCCAGCTCGTCTATTTCCGCGGCATCGGCGAATGCCGCGCCTCGGGCTGGATCGGCGAACCCGAGCGGCTGACCGGGCTGATGAGCCGGATTGCCTGCGAGGGTGGGCAGACGCAGATCGCCCGCGTGCTGCGCCATGTGCGCGACGAGGCTGCGAGCGTACCGCTGCGCGCTTTCGTCTTTGTCGGCGACGCCATGGAGGAGGATGTCGATACGCTGGCGGCCTTGGCGGGGGAGCTCGGCCTGCGCGGCATCCGCGGCTTCGTCTTCCAGGAGGGATTTGACCCTGCCGCGAGCGCGGCCTTCGCGACGATCGCGCGGCTGACGGGCGGGGCGCATGCGCGCTTCGACGTGACGGCTCCTGCCTCGCTGCTGGAGCTGCTGCGGGGGGCGGCGGCTTATGCCGCCGGCGGGCGCGAGGCGATGCTGCGGCTCGCCGGATCGAGCCCGGCGGTGAAGGGCCTGCTCGCGGCCATGGACGGAGGGCGCAAGTGA
- a CDS encoding DnaJ domain-containing protein has protein sequence MSLLYGVAVLILIWWLAKLFAGTNPKVLARLMKTVGGVASLGVAGLLMVRGRLDMAIFLGGIGAWLLGWSATGPGGIRFPWADRSGPAPGATSKVGSTLLEMELDHDSGAMSGSVKAGAFAGRPLDSLTMSELSALMRECLARDPDGARLLEAYLDRRSPGWREDAQRDGDTRQGGTPGTGAMTQQEAYEILGLQPGASEEAVREAHRALMKRIHPDAGGTSGLAARVNQAKDVLVKQR, from the coding sequence GTGAGCCTGCTCTACGGCGTTGCCGTCCTGATCCTGATCTGGTGGCTGGCGAAGCTCTTCGCCGGGACCAATCCGAAGGTGCTGGCGCGGCTGATGAAGACGGTCGGCGGCGTCGCCTCGCTCGGCGTCGCCGGACTCCTGATGGTGCGCGGCCGCCTGGACATGGCGATCTTCCTCGGTGGCATCGGCGCCTGGCTCCTCGGCTGGAGCGCGACCGGGCCGGGCGGTATCCGCTTTCCCTGGGCCGATCGCTCCGGGCCGGCGCCGGGCGCGACCTCGAAGGTCGGTTCGACGCTGCTGGAGATGGAGCTCGACCATGACAGCGGCGCGATGAGCGGCAGCGTCAAGGCGGGCGCCTTTGCCGGCCGGCCGCTCGACAGCCTGACGATGAGCGAGCTCAGCGCGCTGATGCGCGAATGCCTGGCGCGCGATCCCGATGGGGCGCGTCTGCTAGAGGCATATCTCGACCGCCGGTCGCCCGGCTGGCGTGAAGACGCTCAGCGTGATGGCGACACGCGGCAAGGCGGCACGCCGGGCACGGGCGCGATGACGCAGCAGGAGGCCTACGAGATCCTGGGGCTTCAACCGGGGGCGAGCGAGGAGGCGGTCCGCGAAGCCCACCGGGCTTTGATGAAGCGCATCCACCCGGACGCCGGGGGCACCAGCGGCCTTGCCGCTCGCGTCAACCAGGCCAAGGACGTCCTTGTGAAGCAGCGATAG
- a CDS encoding phasin family protein, translating into MIQQFETIQKASKENVDAALKAFGVTSKGVQTIAVEATDYAKKSFEAGTATLEKLAGVKTFDKALEIQADYIKTSFEGAVAQLTKMGELYTALAKDAYKPFEGIVSKVVPAAPKA; encoded by the coding sequence ATGATCCAGCAGTTCGAGACCATCCAGAAGGCTTCCAAAGAGAACGTCGACGCCGCTCTGAAGGCTTTCGGCGTTACCTCCAAGGGCGTGCAGACGATTGCCGTCGAGGCGACCGACTACGCCAAGAAGTCGTTCGAGGCTGGCACCGCCACGCTCGAGAAGCTCGCTGGCGTGAAGACCTTCGACAAGGCTCTCGAGATCCAGGCCGACTACATCAAGACCTCCTTCGAGGGCGCTGTCGCCCAGCTCACCAAGATGGGCGAGCTCTACACCGCTCTCGCCAAGGACGCCTACAAGCCGTTCGAGGGCATCGTTTCCAAGGTCGTTCCGGCTGCGCCGAAGGCCTGA